A genomic region of Flavobacteriales bacterium contains the following coding sequences:
- the sucD gene encoding succinate--CoA ligase subunit alpha, translated as MSVLVNNESKVIVQGFTGSEGTFHASQMIEFGTDVVGGVTPGKGGQTHLDRPVYNTVSDAVDATGADVSIIFVPPAFAADAIMEAADAGIKVIVTITEGIPVQDMSKVKQYVADKDCRLIGSNCPGVISAGQAKVGIMPGFVFHPGRVGIVSKSGTLTYEAADQIVKAGLGISTAIGIGGDPIIGTTTKEAVELLMNDPDTDGIVMIGEIGGNLEALAANWIQENGTKPVVGFIAGETAPAGRTMGHAGAIVGGAEDTAQAKKAIMRGCGIHVVDSPAHVGKRMAEVLG; from the coding sequence ATGAGCGTACTCGTCAACAATGAATCAAAAGTGATCGTGCAAGGGTTCACCGGAAGTGAGGGAACTTTTCACGCCAGTCAAATGATCGAATTTGGAACCGACGTTGTTGGGGGTGTAACTCCGGGCAAAGGTGGCCAAACCCACCTCGATCGTCCGGTTTACAACACGGTTTCTGACGCAGTGGATGCAACCGGGGCCGATGTTTCTATCATTTTCGTTCCGCCCGCATTTGCCGCAGATGCTATCATGGAAGCTGCCGATGCCGGCATCAAGGTGATCGTGACCATCACAGAGGGTATTCCCGTTCAGGATATGTCCAAGGTGAAGCAGTACGTCGCCGACAAAGACTGTCGTTTGATCGGATCAAACTGCCCGGGCGTGATCAGCGCGGGACAAGCGAAAGTGGGTATCATGCCCGGGTTCGTTTTCCATCCTGGAAGGGTCGGAATCGTTTCGAAGTCGGGAACCCTTACTTACGAAGCTGCCGACCAGATCGTAAAGGCCGGATTGGGAATTTCAACCGCTATCGGAATCGGAGGAGACCCGATTATCGGCACTACCACTAAAGAAGCCGTAGAATTGTTGATGAACGACCCGGACACGGACGGAATCGTTATGATCGGTGAGATCGGCGGAAACTTGGAGGCATTGGCTGCCAATTGGATCCAAGAGAACGGTACCAAGCCCGTTGTTGGATTTATCGCCGGGGAAACTGCACCGGCCGGACGTACCATGGGGCACGCCGGAGCTATCGTAGGTGGAGCGGAGGATACGGCTCAAGCGAAAAAGGCCATCATGCGCGGCTGCGGTATTCATGTAGTTGATTCTCCTGCACACGTCGGCAAACGTATGGCCGAAGTGTTGGGTTGA